The Zygotorulaspora mrakii chromosome 3, complete sequence genome includes a region encoding these proteins:
- a CDS encoding DUF4112 domain-containing protein — MFWNYLVKRYAKKVVGELNEGKDPFTEEYEYERKSFLSGTTKVVKRRREKTIHDYVPEREKELIRYMRKKSYRMELVFSFCGMRLGWINIIKLVPVIGDICSLIFTLMVFNNIKKSIGNMPKDLQTHCLANIMIDFAFSLVPIVGDVVSIAFKPNCRNAMIIEEFLDSKYRKLKNVQDGSLRIRSPSSTANSIGDF; from the coding sequence ATGTTCTGGAACTATTTAGTAAAAAGGTATGCCAAGAAAGTGGTTGGGGAACTGAACGAAGGTAAAGATCCATTCACTGAAGAATACGAGTACGAACGTAAGTCGTTCTTATCCGGGACCACAAAAGTAGTCAAACGAAGGAGAGAAAAGACGATCCACGATTACGTCCCTGAGAGGGAAAAAGAACTGATACGCTATATGCGGAAGAAAAGCTACCGGATGGAGCtcgttttttcattctgcGGTATGAGACTAGGGTGGATTAACATTATCAAATTGGTACCGGTGATAGGCGACATATgctctttgattttcaCGCTAATGGttttcaataatatcaagaaaagtaTCGGCAACATGCCCAAAGATCTGCAGACACACTGTCTTGCCAATATCATGATTGATTTTGCATTCAGTTTGGTACCGATAGTGGGCGATGTTGTCAGTATCGCATTTAAGCCGAACTGCAGAAATGCCATGATTATTGAAGAGTTTTTGGACTCGAAATATaggaagctgaaaaatgttcAAGACGGGAGTTTGAGGATACGTTCGCCATCCAGCACTGCCAATAGCATTGGTGACTTTTGA
- the FCF1 gene encoding rRNA-processing protein FCF1 (similar to Saccharomyces cerevisiae FCF1 (YDR339C); ancestral locus Anc_5.392), giving the protein MGRDKRTRKFALVKRTINAKKDQRIKENEGGTSKSEDPELTRSIPQVSSALFFQYNEAIKPPYQILIDTNFINFSIQKKIDLVKGTMDCLLAKCNLYITDCVMAELEKLGPKFRIALKLAKDPRIKRLTCTHKGTYADDCIVHRVLQHKCYIVATNDAGLKQRVRKIPGIPIMSVGGHAYVIEKLPDAF; this is encoded by the coding sequence ATGGGTAGGGATAAGAGAACCAGGAAGTTTGCACTAGTAAAACGCACAATTAACGCAAAAAAAGACCAGAGaataaaggaaaatgaaggAGGTACATCAAAAAGTGAGGATCCAGAGTTAACAAGAAGCATACCGCAAGTGTCTAGTGccctttttttccaatataACGAAGCTATAAAGCCTCCATATCAGATTCTCATAGATACAAATTtcataaatttttcaattcagaaaaagattgatTTGGTCAAAGGTACCATGGACTGTCTTTTAGCAAAGTGTAACCTATATATCACCGATTGTGTTATGGCTGAATTAGAGAAGCTTGGTCCTAAATTTCGTATAGCTTTAAAATTGGCTAAAGATCCGAGGATTAAAAGACTAACGTGCACACATAAGGGTACATATGCTGATGACTGCATTGTACATAGAGTGTTACAACACAAGTGCTACATTGTTGCAACCAATGATGCTGGGTTGAAGCAAAGGGTTAGAAAAATTCCAGGTATACCAATAATGAGCGTCGGTGGTCATGCATACGTGATTGAAAAGTTACCAGATGCGTTTTAA
- a CDS encoding arginine--tRNA ligase (similar to Saccharomyces cerevisiae YDR341C and MSR1 (YHR091C); ancestral locus Anc_5.393), producing the protein MLRLISRHIFLSSNLSFLSFARNSVVVTWKRAHLNGISRSYHPRSQQIIGSMSTGSITEELQRLSIAEPETISGSHPDVNFVDLMRNYIAQELSKISGVEASIIFSGLEWTNTLERGDLLIPVPKLRIKGSDPKVLAAEWAQKFPCGEFLDKVENNGPFVQFFFKPEIMFNLIIPSVLNKKEDYGSCKLVENKKVIIEFSSPNIAKPFHAGHLRSTIIGGFLSNLYEKCGWEVVRMNYLGDWGKQFGVLAVGYDRYGDDEKLAKDPIHHLFEVYVRVNKDITDEGDSLPDAESTNGKAREYFRKMEDGDPEALKIWRKFRDLSITKYIDTYARLNIAYDDYSGESQVSKKSMDKALDLFEEKKLTHVDKGALLIDLTKFNKKLGKTIVKKSDGTSLYLIRDVGAAMDRKEKYHFDKMIYVIACQQDLHTGQFFEILKQIGFEWAQDLVHVNFGMVQGMSTRKGTVVFLDNILEETKEKMHEVMRKNEVKYAQIPDPDKVADLVGISAVMIQDMQSKRINNYEFKWERMLSFEGDTGPYLQYAHSRLRSVERNAASITPEKIIHADFSLLVEPAAVLLVRLLGQYPDVLRNALKTHEPATIVTYLFKLTHQVSSCYDVLWVAGQTMELATARLALYSAARQVLYNGMRLLGLTPVDRM; encoded by the coding sequence ATGCTTAGATTGATTTCACGTCATATCTTTTTAAGTTCCAATCTCTCCTTTCTATCTTTTGCTAGAAATTCAGTAGTAGTCACCTGGAAAAGAGCCCATCTAAACGGCATATCGAGATCGTATCATCCACGGAGCCAGCAAATTATAGGCAGTATGAGTACAGGCAGTATCACAGAAGAATTGCAGAGATTGTCTATAGCGGAGCCAGAAACTATCAGTGGCTCTCATCCCGATGTCAATTTTGTTGACCTTATGAGAAATTATATTGCTCAAGagttatcaaaaatatctggAGTTGAAGCATCGATAATCTTTTCAGGTTTGGAATGGACTAATACCCTAGAAAGGGGTGATTTACTGATTCCTGTTCCTAAATTGAGAATCAAGGGTTCTGATCCAAAAGTTTTGGCAGCAGAATGGGCTCAGAAATTTCCATGTGGCGAGTTCCTAGATAAAGTCGAGAATAATGGTCCATTTgttcaattcttcttcaaaccGGAGATCATGTTCAACCTTATCATTCCAAGCGTTCTCAATAAAAAGGAGGATTATGGTTCTTGTAAGCTGGTAGAAAATAAGAAAGTAATTATAGAATTTTCGTCACCAAATATTGCGAAGCCATTCCATGCAGGTCATTTGAGATCAACAATTATTGGTGGGTTTCTATCCAATCTATATGAAAAGTGTGGTTGGGAAGTTGTTAGAATGAATTACCTAGGTGACTGGGGTAAGCAATTTGGTGTTCTTGCTGTTGGATACGACAGATACGGTGATGACGAAAAGCTAGCTAAAGATCCAATCCATCATTTATTCGAAGTTTATGTTCGGGTCAACAAAGACATTACTGATGAAGGTGATTCTTTACCTGACGCTGAATCCACTAATGGTAAAGCTCGTGAGTATTTtagaaaaatggaagacGGTGACCCAGAggcattgaaaatatggaGAAAGTTCCGTGATTTATCCATAACCAAATACATCGATACATATGCTCGTTTGAATATTGCCTATGATGATTATTCAGGTGAATCacaagtttcaaaaaagtcTATGGACAAAGCATTAGATCTcttcgaagaaaagaaactgACCCATGTCGATAAGGGTGCATTGCTTATTGACCTTACAaagttcaacaaaaaattaGGTAAAACTATTGTCAAAAAATCCGATGGAACTAGTTTATATTTGATAAGAGATGTGGGTGCGGCAATGGATCGTAAGGAAAAGTATCACTTTGACAAAATGATTTACGTCATCGCATGCCAACAAGATTTACACACAggtcaattttttgaaatattgaaacaaataGGGTTTGAATGGGCTCAAGATTTAGTACATGTAAATTTTGGGATGGTCCAAGGTATGTCAACCAGAAAAGGTACTGTTGTTTTCTTAGATAACATTCTGGAAGAAACtaaggaaaaaatgcaCGAGGTTATGAGAAAGAATGAGGTTAAGTATGCACAAATTCCAGATCCTGACAAAGTAGCCGACCTTGTCGGTATTTCGGCCGTTATGATCCAAGATATGCAATCTAAACGTATTAACAACTACGAATTCAAGTGGGAAAGaatgctttcttttgaaggtGATACTGGTCCATATTTGCAGTATGCTCATTCCAGGTTGAGATCTGTGGAAAGAAATGCTGCTTCTATAACCCCTGAAAAAATAATCCATGCCGATTTCTCTCTGCTTGTCGAGCCTGCTGCTGTGCTATTAGTCAGACTATTAGGTCAATATCCAGATGTCTTGAGAAATGCTTTAAAGACTCACGAGCCCGCTACAATTGTGACTTACCTTTTCAAACTCACTCACCAAGTTTCGTCTTGTTACGATGTCCTATGGGTCGCAGGACAAACTATGGAATTGGCCACCGCTCGTCTGGCGCTATATTCAGCTGCCAGACAAGTTTTATACAACGGTATGCGCCTGCTGGGCCTAACCCCTGTTGACAGAATGTAA
- a CDS encoding sugar porter family MFS transporter (similar to Saccharomyces cerevisiae HXT6 (YDR343C) and HXT1 (YHR094C); ancestral locus Anc_5.395) has translation MSAEDRTPVGQLSPAVSGSQSVLSTPSNKAERDDSKQMNDVSPSEDNVVLPKKPASAYVGVSILCLMIAFGGFVFGWDTGTISGFVNLDDFIRRFGSIGSDGRPYLSRVRMGLIVSIFNIGCAIGGIILSKIGDIYGRRIGLIAVTLIYVVGIVIQIASINKWYQYFIGRIISGLGVGGIAVLSPMLISEVSPKQIRGTLVACYQLMITLGIFLGYCTNYGTKNYDDSTQWRVGLGLCFAWAIFMVSGMMFVPESPRYLVEVGRIEEAKRSLSRSEKLSVDDPAVLAELDLITAGVEAEKLAGNASWGELFSTKTKVFQRLTMGVLLQSLQQLTGDNYFFYYGTTIFRSVGLQDSFQTSIIIGVVNFFSTFIGIYCIERFGRRTSLLWGAASMVCCFVVFASVGVTRLWPEGPSHQDIASKGAGNCMIVFTMFYIFCFATTWAGGCYVITSETFPLRVKSKGMAIATGANWMWGFLISFFTPFITGAINFYYGYVFMGCLVFSYFYVFFFVPETKGLTLEEVNAMWVEGVLPWKSAAWVPPDRRGADYDVDAMAHDDKPAYKRFFSKG, from the coding sequence ATGTCTGCTGAAGATAGGACCCCAGTTGGGCAATTGTCTCCAGCCGTTTCCGGATCTCAATCCGTATTATCGACTCCTTCAAACAAAgctgaaagagatgacaGCAAGCAAATGAACGATGTCAGCCCATCCGAGGACAATGTTGTCCTACCAAAGAAGCCAGCCTCTGCTTACGTTGGTGTTTCTATTTTGTGTCTAATGATAGCATTTGGTGGTTTCGTTTTTGGTTGGGATACTGGTACCATTTCTGGTTTTGTCAATTTGGATGATTTCATTCGTAGATTTGGTTCCATTGGCAGTGACGGGCGCCCATACTTGTCCAGAGTTAGAATGGGTTTAATCGTGTCTATTTTTAACATTGGTTGTGCTATCGGTGGTATCATCCTTTCCAAGATTGGTGATATCTATGGTCGTCGTATCGGTTTAATCGCTGTTACCTTAATTTACGTTGTCGGTATTGTCATTCAAATCGCTTCCATCAACAAATGGTACCAATACTTTATCGGTAGAATTATCTCTGGTCTAGGTGTCGGTGGTATTGCTGTTTTGTCACCAATGCTGATTTCTGAGGTGTCTCCAAAGCAAATTAGAGGTACTCTTGTCGCATGTTATCAGTTGATGATTACCTTGGGTATCTTCTTGGGTTACTGTACCAACTACGGTACCAAAAACTATGATGATTCCACTCAATGGAGAGTTGGTCTTGGTCTATGTTTCGCTTGGGCCATCTTCATGGTTAGTGGTATGATGTTCGTTCCAGAATCTCCTCGTTATTTAGTCGAAGTCGGtagaattgaagaagccAAGCGTTCATTGTCCAGATCTGAAAAACTCTCTGTCGATGACCCAGCTGTCTTAGCTGAATTGGATCTAATCACCGCAGGTgttgaagctgaaaaattggctGGTAACGCATCCTGGGGTGAATTGTTCTCCACAAAGACTAAAGTTTTCCAACGTTTGACTATGGGTGTTCTTCTACAATCTTTGCAACAATTGACAGGTGATAACTATTTCTTCTACTACGGTACCACGATTTTCAGGTCTGTTGGTCTACAAGACTCTTTCCAAACATCTATTATTATTGGTGTTGTCAACTTTTTCTCCACTTTCATTGGTATTTACTGTATCGAAAGATTTGGTCGTCGTACTTCTTTACTATGGGGTGCTGCTAGTATGGTCTGTTGTTTCGTCGTTTTCGCGTCTGTCGGTGTGACTAGATTATGGCCAGAAGGTCCTTCCCATCAAGATATCGCTTCTAAAGGTGCTGGTAACTGTATGATTGTTTTCACCATGTTCTACATCTTCTGTTTCGCTACTACATGGGCCGGTGGTTGTTACGTTATTACCTCTGAAACTTTCCCATTGAGAGTTAAATCTAAAGGTATGGCTATTGCAACTGGTGCTAACTGGATGTGGGGTTTCTTAATTAGTTTCTTCACTCCATTTATCACAGGTGCTATCAACTTCTACTATGGTTATGTTTTCATGGGATGTTTGGTCTTTTCTTACTTCtatgtctttttcttcgttCCAGAAACTAAAGGTCTAACTTTGGAGGAAGTGAACGCTATGTGGGTAGAAGGTGTTCTTCCATGGAAATCCGCTGCCTGGGTTCCACCAGACAGAAGAGGTGCCGACTATGATGTCGATGCTATGGCCCATGATGACAAGCCCGCTTACAAGAGATTCTTCTCAAAAGGTTAG
- the YNG2 gene encoding histone acetyltransferase YNG2 (similar to Saccharomyces cerevisiae YNG2 (YHR090C); ancestral locus Anc_5.391): protein MDPSSVLEQTTQDVSNLPSEFHHILNEIRSLDTEIYDVRKKTSMKDSQMQKYIKQNGSLSVYSKEEEFTDKIRDEISHCKKLQMKKCTMANTALFLVTKHLAKLEKSIIILEEDGLLAPLEDETDSFGEYSRETSVMSSGERRKRKPASSGSNNTSVKRRKPTRTAPSKLQDQEQEAPMQIAQSAGNHTEKERQNTVSKKPTNENSLSLVNRDTNFDLPDANDDLFSSINTNEEEDKTLYCFCQSVSYGEMVACDGEHCKFEWFHYSCVNLKEPPKGAWFCPDCRQQMNKRQ from the coding sequence ATGGACCCAAGCTCGGTATTAGAGCAGACGACTCAGGATGTTTCAAATCTTCCATCCGAGTTTCATCACATCTTGAATGAAATAAGGTCCTTGGACACAGAGATTTATGATGTGCGAAAAAAGACATCGATGAAGGATTCACAGATGCAAAAATACATTAAACAGAATGGTTCGTTATCTGTGTATAGCAAGGAGGAGGAGTTTACTGATAAAATAAGGGATGAGATCTCGCATTGCAAAAAGCTGCAAATGAAGAAGTGCACCATGGCCAATACAGCGTTATTTCTGGTGACGAAACACTTAGCTAAGTTGGAGAAGAGCATCATTATCTTAGAGGAAGACGGTTTACTGGCGCCCTTGGAAGACGAAACGGACAGCTTTGGAGAGTATTCGAGGGAGACCTCTGTAATGAGTTCCGGCGAAAGACGGAAAAGAAAACCAGCATCGTCAGGTTCGAACAATACTAGCGTCAAAAGAAGGAAGCCAACCAGAACGGCTCCAAGCAAACTACAGGATCAGGAACAGGAAGCGCCTATGCAGATAGCGCAGAGCGCAGGTAATCATACGGAGAAAGAACGACAAAATACGGTATCCAAAAAGCCCACGAATGAGAATTCGCTCTCTTTGGTTAACAGGGATACTAATTTTGACTTGCCTGATGCCAATGATGATCTGTTTTCAAGTATAAATACtaatgaagaggaagacAAAACACTGTACTGTTTTTGTCAAAGTGTGTCCTACGGGGAAATGGTTGCATGCGATGGAGAACATTGCAAGTTCGAGTGGTTCCATTACAGCTGTGTCAATTTGAAGGAGCCCCCAAAGGGAGCATGGTTTTGTCCCGATTGTAGGCAACAGATGAACAAACGACAATAA
- a CDS encoding sugar porter family MFS transporter (similar to Saccharomyces cerevisiae HXT5 (YHR096C) and HXT3 (YDR345C); ancestral locus Anc_5.396), with amino-acid sequence MNNSTPDLVTPQKSNSSNGSDSNGSKVMNSPAGKRDIEAEDLGHEKEHSDVPQLNNSKASYISVCLSCFMVAFGGFIFGWDTGTISGFVNMQDFLQRFGSINSEGNYYLSKVRTGLIVSIFNIGCAIGGIVLAKLSDVYGRRRGLVIVTVIYVVGIIIQIASIDKWYQYFIGRIISGLGVGGITVMSPMLISEVSPKEMRGAMVSCYQLMVTLGIFLGYCTNYGTKTYTNSVQWRVPLGLCFAWAIFMICGMSFVPESPRFLVEVGKLDEARRSLASTNKVSVDSSFVQHELDLIEASVEETKAAGSASWSELVTGKPAMLKRTLMGIMIQSLQQLTGDNYFFYYGTTVFQAVGMQDSFQTSIVFGVVNFACTGLSLYTVDKFGRRNCLLWGCIGMICCYVVYASVGVTRLWPEGSGHSDISSSGAGNCMIVFACFYIFCFATTWAPIAYVLISETFPLRVKSKAMSVATASNWIWGFLISFFTPFITGAIHFSYGYVFMGCMVFAYFYVFFFVNETKGLTLEEVNDMYAEGVLAWKSSRWVPADRRQQDYNADELMHDDAPFYKRMFGSN; translated from the coding sequence ATGAATAACTCAACACCTGATCTCGTCACGCCTCAGAAGTCCAACTCTTCCAATGGATCTGATTCAAATGGCTCCAAGGTCATGAATAGTCCAGCTGGAAAGAGAGATATCGAAGCTGAGGATTTGGGTCACGAAAAAGAGCATTCTGATGTTCCACAACTAAACAATAGTAAAGCATCCTACATTTCAGTTTGTTTAAGTTGTTTTATGGTTGCGTTTGGTGGTTTCATCTTCGGCTGGGATACCGGTACTATTTCCGGTTTCGTCAATATGCAAGATTTCTTGCAAAGGTTCGGCTCTATAAATTCTGAGGGTAACTATTATTTGTCAAAAGTGAGAACTGGTTTGATTGTTTCTATCTTCAACATTGGATGTGCCATCGGTGGTATCGTTTTGGCTAAATTAAGTGACGTTTACGGGCGTCGTCGTGGTTTAGTCATTGTTACTGTCATTTACGTAGTGGGTATCATTATTCAAATTGCCTCCATCGACAAATGGTACCAATACTTTATTGGTAGAATCATCTCCGGTCTAGGGGTTGGTGGTATTACTGTCATGTCACCAATGTTGATTTCTGAAGTTTcaccaaaagaaatgagGGGTGCAATGGTTTCCTGTTACCAATTAATGGTCACCTTGGGTATTTTCTTGGGTTACTGCACCAACTATGGTACCAAGACGTATACCAATTCCGTCCAATGGAGAGTTCCATTAGGTCTATGTTTTGCCTGGGCTATCTTTATGATTTGCGGTATGTCTTTTGTGCCAGAATCTCCTCGTTTCCTTGTTGAAGTTGGAAAGCTTGATGAAGCAAGACGTTCCTTAGCAAGCACTAATAAGGTAAGCGTAGATTCTTCTTTCGTTCAGCATGAATTAGATTTAATTGAAGCTtctgttgaagaaacaaaagCCGCTGGCTCTGCCTCATGGAGTGAATTGGTTACCGGTAAACCAGCAATGCTAAAACGTACACTTATGGGTATCATGATTCAATCTTTGCAACAATTAACTGGTGACAACTACTTCTTCTACTATGGTACTACCGTCTTCCAAGCTGTCGGTATGCAAGACTCTTTCCAAACATCCATCGTCTTCGGTGTTGTCAATTTTGCTTGTACCGGTTTGTCTCTATACACTGTGGACAAATTTGGCCGTCGTAACTGTCTGCTATGGGGCTGTATTGGTATGATCTGTTGTTACGTTGTCTACGCCTCCGTTGGTGTCACCAGATTATGGCCAGAGGGTTCAGGCCACTCAGACATCTCCTCTTCAGGTGCAGGTAACTGTATGATTGTTTTTGCTTGTTTCTACATCTTCTGTTTCGCCACCACATGGGCACCAATTGCATACGTTTTGATCTCGGAGACTTTCCCACTAAGAGTCAAGTCCAAGGCCATGTCTGTTGCTACCGCATCCAACTGGATCTGGGGTTTCTTGATCAGTTTCTTCACTCCTTTCATTACAGGTGCCATCCACTTCTCCTACGGTTACGTCTTCATGGGTTGCATGGTGTTTGCCTACTTCTACGTGTTTTTCTTCGTCAACGAAACCAAGGGCTTAACGTTGGAAGAAGTTAATGACATGTATGCCGAGGGTGTCCTGGCTTGGAAATCGTCCAGATGGGTCCCCGCCGACAGAAGACAGCAGGACTACAACGCTGACGAACTAATGCACGACGACGCGCCATTCTACAAGAGAATGTTCGGCAGTAATTAA
- a CDS encoding uncharacterized protein (similar to Saccharomyces cerevisiae YDR338C; ancestral locus Anc_5.390), giving the protein MAGIFSKTLSEVHPALRTNGMGIGNTHRRISLSFFPVNQKNPLVRKYRKQKHSAADQRSYVSLGDDFGSNFHEPSFYLPDLEEEGSFDNLDGGELSRTVSLPSMVSETQPMQSPDLDWILQEHERRYSSAYNSDEEEQNELNNIGMHTDRELEFDTFMSRLQQQKQSYASEHNQGQLRRKHAHRPSFASVTSRGSIPMVYQECDDSEQDSLDVADDKKVTYESEAKIMASYFLPLVFTFLLEQIFPMVSSLTVGHLGKNELAAVSLASMTSNITLAVFTGIATSLDTLCPQAYGSGRYNSVGVHLQRCIAFSLTVYIPFAFFWFYSDFFLSFVISEKELINLTTKFLRVLILGAPAYILFENLKRFLQAQGIFDAGIYVLAICAPLNVLVSYTLVWNKHIGVGFIGSAISIVINFWLMFILLLLYSVYVKGRKCWGGFTKKAFTHWKDLSHLAISGIVMLEAEELSYEILTLFSAHFGTSYLAAQSAVSNMAALLYMIPFAVGIAASTRIANFIGKKKPECAHISSQVGLAFSFAAGLINCCILVFLRKPIANVFSRDEQVISLISDTLPLVGIVQNFDSLNAVAGACLRGQGMQSLGSIVNLVVYYLVAMPLAIFLSYVLDMKLSGLWIGIGLGMLLIGLIESYYVLFPNWKNIMNYAEILKETEDDEDSNSQSYFTDSDDDEPNETTPLNRR; this is encoded by the coding sequence ATGGCTGGCATATTCTCCAAAACCTTGTCTGAGGTCCATCCGGCACTCCGAACCAATGGTATGGGTATTGGGAACACCCATCGACGTATATCATTGAGTTTCTTCCCTGTGAACCAGAAGAACCCACTGGTAAGGAAATACAGGAAACAGAAGCATTCAGCCGCCGATCAAAGAAGTTACGTGTCCCTGGGAGATGATTTTGGTAGTAATTTTCATGAGCCAAGTTTCTATTTACCAGACCTAGAAGAAGAGGGGTCTTTCGACAATTTGGATGGAGGCGAGTTGAGTCGTACTGTCTCCCTGCCATCAATGGTTTCTGAGACTCAACCAATGCAATCACCAGATCTAGACTGGATTTTACAAGAACATGAGCGTAGGTACTCCTCGGCGTACAActctgatgaagaagaacaaaacgAACTCAATAATATTGGAATGCATACAGATAGGGAATTAGAATTCGACACTTTCATGTCTCGATTACAACAGCAGAAACAGAGCTATGCCTCGGAACACAATCAAGGTCAATTAAGGCGAAAACATGCTCACAGACCATCTTTTGCATCTGTTACTTCACGTGGTAGTATCCCGATGGTTTATCAAGAGTGTGACGACTCAGAACAAGATAGTTTAGATGTAGCAGATGATAAAAAAGTGACATATGAATCGGAAGCCAAGATTATGGCATCGTACTTTCTTCCCTTAGTGTTTACTTTTTTACTTGAGCAAATTTTCCCTATGGTTTCTTCGTTAACTGTTGGTCATTTAGGTAAAAATGAACTGGCCGCCGTGTCTTTAGCATCTATGACTTCGAATATTACTTTGGCAGTCTTCACTGGCATTGCAACAAGCCTAGATACTCTATGTCCTCAAGCGTATGGTTCTGGAAGATATAACAGTGTTGGAGTCCATTTACAAAGATGCATCGCGTTTTCGCTGACAGTATACATACcatttgcatttttctGGTTCTATTCAGACTTTTTTCTATCTTTTGTGATTTCAGAGAAAGAGTTGATTAATTTAACAACGAAATTTTTAAGAGTGCTTATTTTGGGAGCACCAGCGTATAtcttatttgaaaatttgaaaagatttctACAAGCTCAAGGAATTTTTGATGCAGGAATATATGTGCTTGCGATTTGTGCACCTTTGAATGTTCTAGTTAGTTACACATTGGTCTGGAATAAGCATATAGGAGTCGGATTTATAGGCTCAGCTATCTCCAttgttatcaatttttggcTGATGTTTATATTGTTACTGCTTTATTCGGTATACGTGAAGGGCAGGAAATGCTGGGGCGGCTTTACAAAAAAAGCCTTCACTCATTGGAAAGATTTGAGTCATTTAGCTATTTCAGGTATTGTTATGCTAGAAGCAGAGGAGCTTTCATACGAGATATTGACTCTTTTTAGTGCACATTTTGGTACCAGTTATTTGGCAGCTCAGTCAGCTGTCTCAAATATGGCTGCCTTGCTGTATATGATCCCATTTGCTGTTGGGATAGCGGCGTCTACTAGAATTGCAAATttcattggaaaaaaaaagcctGAATGTGCGCATATATCTTCACAAGTTGGTCTCGCATTTTCCTTTGCCGCAGGTCTTATTAACTGCTGCATACTGGTATTTTTGAGGAAGCCTATAGCCAACGTCTTCTCGAGAGATGAACAGGTTATTAGTCTGATAAGTGATACTTTACCATTAGTGGGCATTgtccaaaattttgattccTTGAATGCTGTTGCAGGCGCTTGCCTGAGGGGCCAAGGAATGCAATCTTTGGGAAGTATTGTAAATCTTGTAGTATATTACTTGGTAGCCATGCCTTTAGCAATTTTTCTGAGCTACGTCTTGGATATGAAACTTAGCGGATTATGGATAGGTATAGGGTTGGGGATGCTATTAATCGGTCTAATAGAATCATACTACGTtttatttccaaattggaaaaatatTATGAATTACGCAGAAATTCTCAAGGAAACCGAGGACGACGAGGATTCGAATAGCCAGAGTTATTTTACAGATTCGGATGACGATGAGCCAAATGAAACCACCCCTTTGAATCGTAGATAA